One region of gamma proteobacterium HIMB55 genomic DNA includes:
- a CDS encoding N-methylhydantoinase A/acetone carboxylase, beta subunit (PFAM: Hydantoinase/oxoprolinase; Hydantoinase/oxoprolinase N-terminal region) — MSYRLGVDVGGTFTDFLLLNEDTGETKTAKVPSTPEDSSIGVLNGVAKICDSSGIDPSDIKLVMHGTTVATNAVLTGRGAKVGLITTSGFEDTLQVARSFCPGGLGGWVTFVKKPLLAPLELTIGANERIAADGSVVSGLDEAALRESLKTGMADDIEALTICFINAYINGEHEQRAREIAQEFFPNIPISISSEVVPEMQEYERTETTVVNSYVRPEVARYVNNLQGALNERLGDDTQLSILRSDGGLASSRAAAESPVNLLMSGPAGGVTGALFFCTKAGFSNILTFDMGGTSTDVALIQNGRARVRRETFVGDVRVRAPSVDVRTVGAGGGSIAFVPELTKALRVGPESAGAVPGPACYMKGGEAPTVCDANVVLGYLPSDVQLGGDMQINRDASVAAVQGVADAMGVDLMAAAEGIIKIVNESMFGALRLVSVEQGYDPRDFALVGFGGAGPLHANALGILTEAWPVIVPPGPGVLCAYGDATTRVQDEAARTYITMASDLTTDKLADDLLTLKARASESLIEDGIAEDRLEVTYQADLRYAGQAFQITVEFTEAELREQGVAVLTDQFDAEHEQLFTFKLGDGHEILMIRAVVGASVTLKADISIPKGSGDVNGALIHQSQFFYEGNWHEAGIYDRGQLGAEDVVAGPAIVSEMDSTTVVLPGYSATVDAVGNLLIQPA; from the coding sequence ATGTCATACCGTCTTGGCGTCGATGTAGGAGGAACGTTCACCGATTTCCTCTTGCTCAATGAAGATACGGGCGAGACCAAGACGGCTAAGGTGCCGTCGACCCCCGAGGACTCATCGATAGGTGTATTGAATGGTGTCGCAAAAATCTGCGATTCCTCGGGTATCGATCCTTCCGATATTAAACTGGTGATGCACGGAACCACGGTCGCCACAAACGCCGTTTTGACGGGCCGTGGTGCAAAGGTTGGCCTCATTACAACCTCAGGATTTGAAGACACCTTACAGGTGGCAAGGTCGTTCTGTCCTGGTGGCCTTGGCGGCTGGGTTACCTTTGTTAAAAAGCCGCTGCTGGCACCGCTTGAGCTCACTATTGGGGCAAATGAGCGTATCGCTGCAGACGGCAGCGTTGTTTCAGGGCTTGATGAGGCCGCGCTGCGCGAATCATTGAAGACCGGCATGGCTGACGATATCGAGGCGCTTACGATCTGTTTTATCAATGCCTACATCAACGGCGAGCACGAGCAGCGTGCGCGTGAAATCGCGCAAGAGTTCTTCCCGAATATACCTATCTCAATCTCGAGTGAAGTCGTTCCGGAGATGCAGGAATACGAGCGCACCGAAACGACCGTCGTGAACAGCTATGTTCGTCCCGAAGTCGCGCGGTATGTGAATAACCTTCAGGGTGCATTGAACGAGCGGTTGGGTGATGACACACAACTGTCAATTTTGCGCTCCGACGGTGGCCTCGCATCGAGTCGCGCTGCCGCTGAATCTCCAGTAAACCTACTGATGTCAGGTCCTGCGGGTGGCGTTACAGGCGCCTTGTTCTTCTGCACGAAAGCCGGCTTTAGCAATATTTTGACCTTCGATATGGGCGGCACCTCTACCGATGTGGCGCTCATCCAAAACGGTCGCGCCCGCGTGCGTCGAGAGACCTTCGTCGGTGATGTACGTGTTCGAGCGCCGTCGGTTGACGTTCGTACTGTAGGCGCAGGCGGTGGTTCAATCGCCTTTGTTCCAGAATTAACCAAAGCCTTGCGCGTTGGCCCCGAGTCCGCGGGTGCGGTGCCGGGTCCCGCCTGTTACATGAAGGGTGGTGAGGCGCCGACGGTTTGTGACGCCAACGTGGTTCTCGGATACCTGCCCTCCGACGTACAGCTGGGTGGCGATATGCAAATCAACCGGGATGCATCTGTCGCCGCAGTTCAGGGCGTTGCAGATGCCATGGGTGTTGACCTGATGGCGGCCGCTGAAGGCATCATTAAGATTGTTAACGAGTCAATGTTCGGTGCGCTTAGGCTTGTCTCTGTCGAGCAGGGTTACGATCCTCGCGACTTTGCGCTGGTGGGTTTTGGCGGCGCGGGCCCGCTACATGCGAACGCCTTGGGTATTCTCACTGAAGCCTGGCCTGTGATCGTTCCTCCCGGCCCTGGCGTTCTCTGTGCCTACGGTGATGCAACCACGCGTGTGCAGGATGAAGCTGCGCGTACTTACATCACAATGGCGTCGGATCTCACGACCGACAAGCTCGCGGACGATTTACTGACGCTCAAAGCGCGCGCCAGTGAATCGCTGATTGAGGATGGCATTGCGGAGGATCGCTTAGAGGTTACTTATCAGGCGGATCTTCGTTATGCCGGTCAGGCCTTCCAGATCACGGTCGAATTCACTGAGGCGGAGCTCAGGGAGCAGGGTGTCGCTGTGCTCACGGATCAATTCGACGCAGAGCACGAGCAGCTATTTACCTTCAAGCTGGGCGATGGACACGAAATCTTGATGATCCGCGCCGTTGTCGGCGCTTCGGTAACCTTGAAGGCCGATATATCGATTCCGAAAGGTTCAGGCGATGTCAATGGTGCACTGATTCATCAGAGCCAATTCTTCTACGAGGGGAATTGGCATGAGGCTGGAATTTATGACCGTGGGCAGTTAGGCGCGGAAGATGTGGTCGCCGGGCCTGCGATCGTGTCCGAGATGGACTCGACGACGGTCGTTTTGCCAGGGTATTCAGCAACCGTAGATGCGGTGGGCAATTTGCTCATCCAGCCTGCGTAA
- a CDS encoding nicotinamidase-like amidase (PFAM: Isochorismatase family) encodes MSSTDRKALAREAQGLGESPALLVVDVIKGFTDPDCPLGSEADSVVEANRQLMDVFHAQSLPVFLTTVVYDNDDQASVFRARVPALNVLERGSHWCEIDPRLPLSSSDTIIEKTHASAFHGTNLADQLRSEGVDSLVVTGLTTSGCVRASAVDGLQHNFKVVIPEEATGDRDQSAHQANLYDLNAKYVDVMPLDKVLALL; translated from the coding sequence ATGTCGAGCACAGACCGCAAGGCACTAGCACGCGAAGCGCAGGGACTCGGTGAATCTCCGGCGCTACTGGTCGTAGATGTAATCAAGGGTTTCACCGATCCTGACTGCCCCCTGGGTAGCGAAGCCGACTCAGTTGTCGAGGCAAATCGTCAGCTTATGGATGTCTTCCACGCGCAGAGCCTACCGGTATTCCTCACCACTGTGGTTTACGATAACGATGATCAAGCCTCTGTTTTTCGCGCGCGAGTGCCAGCACTGAATGTCTTAGAGCGCGGCTCCCATTGGTGTGAGATTGATCCGCGGCTGCCTCTTTCCTCTTCAGACACCATCATTGAGAAAACACATGCCAGTGCGTTTCATGGGACTAATTTAGCCGATCAATTACGAAGCGAGGGTGTCGACTCGCTTGTGGTGACCGGACTCACGACCAGCGGCTGCGTGCGTGCATCGGCCGTCGATGGGCTACAGCACAACTTCAAGGTCGTTATTCCTGAGGAAGCGACGGGGGATCGTGATCAGAGCGCCCACCAGGCAAATCTTTACGACCTCAACGCAAAGTACGTCGATGTCATGCCTTTAGACAAAGTGCTTGCGTTGCTTTAA
- a CDS encoding isopropylmalate/homocitrate/citramalate synthase (PFAM: HMGL-like) yields the protein MTDIVTIKEVAARDGLQAQSVEITLDQRRQLIEALAKANVPELEIGSFVSPKAVPQMAGTDELARTLPKSGAKFSALVPNMKGYELARHEGIDQIAIVLSATEQMNQNNIRKSLEDTFSMAGDILARARDESVEIHAYLAVAFECPYEGKVASSVVLEQVSELMRNAPARLVIADTIGAANPRDVKSMMAELVSQYGTERLGCHFHDTRAMGLANVFAALDVGVRQFDGSAGGLGGCPFAPGAKGNVATEDVVMLCESSGLSTGVDMEALLEGVECLTQMMGAQQGGRAHYWLTNNWQKIAS from the coding sequence ATGACTGATATCGTCACGATTAAGGAAGTAGCTGCACGTGACGGCCTGCAAGCGCAGTCCGTCGAGATTACTCTGGATCAGCGGCGACAACTGATTGAAGCACTGGCAAAAGCGAATGTGCCGGAACTCGAGATTGGTTCTTTTGTCTCGCCAAAAGCGGTACCGCAGATGGCGGGAACGGACGAGCTGGCGAGAACACTGCCCAAGTCAGGAGCTAAGTTCAGCGCGCTTGTGCCCAACATGAAGGGCTACGAACTCGCGCGCCACGAGGGAATAGACCAGATTGCGATTGTGCTCTCAGCGACAGAGCAGATGAACCAGAACAATATCCGAAAGAGCCTCGAAGACACCTTTTCCATGGCGGGCGATATTTTGGCGCGTGCGCGGGACGAAAGCGTTGAGATTCACGCCTACTTGGCGGTCGCTTTCGAGTGTCCCTATGAAGGAAAAGTTGCCTCGTCAGTGGTGCTTGAGCAGGTCAGCGAGTTAATGCGAAACGCGCCGGCGCGACTTGTGATTGCCGATACTATCGGTGCTGCGAACCCTAGAGATGTGAAGTCGATGATGGCGGAGCTCGTTAGCCAATATGGCACCGAACGCCTCGGCTGCCACTTTCATGACACACGGGCGATGGGGCTGGCCAATGTCTTTGCGGCGCTCGATGTCGGTGTTCGCCAATTTGATGGCTCTGCGGGTGGCCTGGGTGGGTGTCCGTTTGCCCCGGGGGCAAAAGGCAATGTTGCGACTGAGGATGTGGTCATGCTTTGCGAGAGTTCAGGTCTATCGACAGGGGTCGATATGGAGGCACTGTTGGAGGGCGTTGAGTGCTTGACGCAGATGATGGGTGCTCAGCAGGGCGGCCGCGCTCATTACTGGCTTACGAATAATTGGCAAAAGATTGCCAGCTAA